Proteins encoded within one genomic window of Hahella chejuensis KCTC 2396:
- a CDS encoding TM2 domain-containing protein, protein MQNDTHSKAMGYILWIFGFTGSHRFYYGKPVTGTIWFFTLGLLGIGWIIDLFLIPSMDRAADRRFKDGATSYTVSWILLTFLGIFGVHRFYMGKWLTGLLYLLTGGLLGLGILYDFWTLNDQISEVNGS, encoded by the coding sequence ATGCAAAATGACACGCATTCCAAAGCCATGGGATACATCCTGTGGATTTTCGGGTTTACCGGTTCTCACCGTTTTTATTACGGCAAACCCGTGACCGGCACTATCTGGTTTTTCACTCTCGGCCTGCTGGGCATTGGCTGGATTATTGACCTTTTTTTGATCCCCTCTATGGACCGCGCAGCGGATCGTCGCTTTAAAGACGGCGCCACCAGCTACACGGTGAGCTGGATACTTTTGACCTTTTTGGGCATTTTCGGCGTACACCGCTTTTACATGGGCAAATGGCTGACCGGTCTGCTGTACCTGTTGACCGGCGGTTTGCTTGGTTTAGGCATCCTTTATGATTTCTGGACCCTGAATGACCAGATTTCTGAAGTAAACGGTTCCTGA
- a CDS encoding M48 family metallopeptidase, producing the protein MTNNASAINLRTHPALDLQYQLLRSSRRKSVVIEVHRDQSVKVRAPLRVSQRDIHRLLGEKIHWIRMQQHKQALLPQPQQAPGYTADSRHYFMGAEFSLTYQSGLRTLALTEDGRICLPGRYQENPAQAEKYLNTWYRNQAQVLLEERLALWNERIAAWNVVQPTLRLRVMRRYWGSCNRKGMITLNVNLVKIPLPLMDYVVTHELCHLREMNHSPRFYALQEQLLPEWRSLRKEIRLWEQRVLP; encoded by the coding sequence ATGACAAACAACGCCTCCGCCATCAACCTGCGCACGCATCCGGCGCTGGACCTGCAGTATCAACTGCTGCGCTCCTCCCGCCGTAAATCCGTCGTGATCGAAGTGCATCGGGACCAGAGCGTCAAAGTCCGCGCGCCGTTGCGCGTCAGCCAACGGGACATTCATCGCCTGCTGGGAGAGAAAATTCACTGGATTCGTATGCAGCAGCACAAACAGGCGCTGCTTCCGCAACCTCAACAGGCTCCCGGTTACACCGCTGACAGTCGTCATTATTTCATGGGCGCGGAGTTCAGTCTGACGTACCAGTCCGGTTTACGCACTCTGGCGTTGACGGAAGACGGACGCATCTGTCTGCCCGGTCGCTATCAAGAGAACCCGGCCCAGGCGGAAAAGTACCTGAATACCTGGTATCGCAATCAGGCGCAGGTGTTATTAGAAGAGCGCCTGGCTTTATGGAATGAGCGTATCGCCGCCTGGAATGTGGTTCAGCCCACCCTGCGCCTGCGGGTCATGCGACGTTATTGGGGAAGTTGTAACCGTAAGGGCATGATTACCCTGAATGTGAATCTGGTGAAAATCCCGCTGCCTTTGATGGACTATGTAGTGACCCACGAACTGTGCCATCTGCGGGAAATGAACCACAGCCCCCGTTTTTACGCGCTACAGGAACAGTTGTTGCCGGAGTGGCGCAGCCTGCGCAAGGAAATCCGGCTCTGGGAGCAGCGGGTTTTGCCCTGA
- a CDS encoding methyl-accepting chemotaxis protein produces MSWLTNVGLRYKFWLVNAVSFGIMLALVLASMRLSHNSNIELLAGELVEVVRAPAGEAVGPLRVYELDKLPSNALRRDIVRTISSNAATQPRTLTQSAETLLSDEPDKVVAYLRDGGKVKVALGAAPSLWKVFKDQAPAFAGIVFVLMCLLLVASQLLIAFVERHVNRLKSIMLQAQSQSDLTLRVPIECEDEVGQMASAFNQMQQTYQEAVLQIHNAVATLQQEVGLLAQYSTKTRDQMSRQANQTESVADSMQQMLDAAQQVAQYADETREMSGNADAKTESGLKEAQDSKVAIAKLAKSVDSLVNLTNQLNEDTQKIQSSTGEITSISEQTNLLALNAAIEAARAGEQGRGFAVVADEVRTLATRAYTASEGIDSIVNAIQDLEKKVEKGILEGREDAEKCLAGAQNTVGLLTSVKELVRDILEKNTLIATAVEQQGATVGAMNDNLQEMRNLTRDTSQIAGEVAASSKSIHTQATTLERLVKAMKVK; encoded by the coding sequence ATGTCCTGGCTCACAAATGTCGGTCTTAGATATAAATTTTGGCTGGTCAACGCGGTTTCGTTCGGCATTATGCTGGCGTTGGTATTGGCCTCCATGCGCTTATCTCATAACAGTAATATCGAGCTGCTTGCGGGAGAACTGGTAGAGGTGGTGCGGGCGCCGGCCGGAGAGGCCGTCGGACCATTGCGCGTCTATGAACTGGACAAGTTACCCTCCAATGCATTGCGGCGCGATATCGTACGCACTATTTCCAGCAATGCGGCGACGCAACCCCGGACTCTGACTCAGTCTGCGGAGACTTTGCTATCGGACGAGCCTGACAAGGTGGTGGCCTATCTGCGTGACGGCGGTAAAGTGAAAGTGGCGTTGGGCGCCGCGCCCAGTTTATGGAAGGTATTCAAAGATCAGGCGCCCGCGTTCGCCGGGATTGTTTTTGTTCTGATGTGTCTGCTGCTAGTGGCGTCGCAATTGTTGATTGCGTTCGTGGAGCGCCACGTCAATCGACTCAAGTCCATTATGTTGCAGGCGCAGAGCCAGAGCGACCTGACGCTGCGGGTGCCGATCGAGTGTGAGGATGAAGTGGGGCAAATGGCCTCCGCCTTCAACCAGATGCAGCAAACTTATCAGGAAGCGGTGCTGCAGATTCATAACGCCGTCGCTACGCTGCAGCAGGAAGTGGGATTGCTGGCGCAGTATTCCACAAAGACCCGCGATCAGATGTCCCGTCAGGCCAACCAGACCGAAAGCGTGGCGGACTCCATGCAGCAGATGCTGGACGCGGCGCAGCAGGTGGCGCAGTACGCGGATGAAACGAGGGAGATGTCCGGCAACGCCGACGCGAAAACCGAATCCGGACTAAAAGAGGCGCAGGATTCCAAAGTCGCCATCGCTAAACTGGCTAAATCAGTGGACTCGCTGGTCAATCTGACCAATCAGCTCAACGAGGATACGCAGAAAATCCAGTCCTCCACCGGCGAGATCACCAGTATTTCCGAACAAACCAATCTGTTGGCGCTGAACGCCGCCATTGAAGCGGCCAGAGCGGGCGAACAGGGACGCGGGTTCGCCGTGGTGGCGGACGAAGTAAGAACCCTGGCCACCCGCGCCTACACCGCCAGCGAGGGCATCGACTCCATCGTCAACGCCATTCAGGATCTGGAGAAGAAGGTGGAGAAGGGCATTCTGGAGGGGCGGGAAGACGCGGAGAAGTGTCTCGCTGGCGCGCAAAACACGGTCGGGCTGCTGACCAGTGTGAAAGAGCTGGTGCGGGACATTCTGGAGAAGAACACCCTGATCGCCACTGCGGTTGAACAGCAGGGCGCCACTGTGGGCGCCATGAATGACAACCTGCAGGAAATGCGTAATCTCACCCGGGACACCTCGCAGATCGCCGGAGAAGTCGCGGCCAGCAGCAAATCCATCCACACGCAGGCCACTACGCTGGAGCGCTTGGTGAAGGCGATGAAGGTCAAATAG
- a CDS encoding AMP-binding protein — MKTFADQTAVEHLGDKISYGELQKQVDFLAAVLISAGVKKGDHVALFVRRSIPMVVGVLATLKVGAAYVPQDVKICPQEQLKLVAQSSAARVMLTLSEYYNSVPVPPDCERLCIDEILSRRTLADSAPVPPSFPTVEEGDACFVLFTSGTTGAPNGVKVTHGNVCNLLLTAPGDLGIQPGDKVAQILNIAFDMAAWEILTTLAHGGELIIRGCDFQETVSRANVVIATPSILSKLDPAACPDLRAVAVAGEACPEPLARKWAAYCEFYNCCGPTEVTIVNTMGRYLPDQGPLSIGAPTPNNTVYILNDSLKPCAIGEVGEMWAGGACVTAGYINNDVLNEDRYRHDPFLDNGGKMFRTRDLGRWLENGELEHLGRTDDQVKVRGFRVELNSVSCAIEALPGCQQAVVIKHTSRDLAAFVKPASVNPVLVKQAVAAKLPYYCIPDKVLTLDEFPMTPRGKVDKQHLEEMLANIPASQEVPV; from the coding sequence ATGAAGACCTTTGCGGATCAAACCGCCGTGGAACACCTGGGCGACAAGATCAGTTACGGCGAGCTGCAAAAACAAGTGGACTTTCTCGCCGCCGTTTTGATTTCGGCTGGCGTAAAAAAAGGAGACCATGTCGCGCTGTTTGTTCGTCGCTCCATCCCCATGGTGGTTGGCGTTCTGGCGACACTCAAGGTCGGGGCGGCCTACGTGCCGCAGGACGTGAAGATCTGCCCGCAGGAGCAGTTAAAGCTCGTCGCGCAATCCTCCGCCGCCAGAGTGATGCTTACCCTTTCCGAATACTATAACAGCGTGCCGGTTCCTCCAGACTGCGAGCGCCTGTGTATCGATGAAATCCTGAGTCGCCGGACACTCGCCGATAGCGCCCCTGTTCCTCCGTCTTTTCCGACAGTAGAGGAAGGTGACGCCTGCTTCGTGCTGTTCACCTCCGGCACCACCGGCGCGCCCAACGGCGTGAAAGTCACTCATGGCAATGTCTGCAACCTGCTACTGACCGCGCCGGGCGATCTGGGTATTCAACCCGGGGATAAAGTCGCGCAGATTTTGAATATCGCCTTCGACATGGCCGCCTGGGAGATCCTGACCACCCTCGCCCACGGCGGGGAATTGATTATCCGCGGCTGCGATTTTCAGGAAACGGTCAGCCGCGCCAATGTGGTGATCGCAACTCCCAGTATTTTGAGCAAACTCGACCCCGCCGCCTGCCCTGACCTGCGGGCGGTCGCCGTCGCCGGGGAAGCCTGCCCCGAGCCGCTGGCGAGAAAATGGGCCGCCTATTGTGAGTTCTATAATTGCTGCGGCCCCACTGAAGTGACCATTGTGAACACCATGGGACGCTACCTGCCGGATCAGGGTCCGCTGAGTATCGGAGCGCCCACGCCGAACAATACGGTCTACATCTTAAACGATTCACTAAAACCCTGCGCCATCGGCGAAGTGGGAGAAATGTGGGCCGGCGGCGCCTGTGTCACAGCGGGCTATATCAACAATGATGTGCTCAATGAAGACCGCTATCGCCACGACCCCTTTCTGGATAACGGCGGCAAAATGTTCCGCACCCGCGACCTGGGGCGCTGGCTGGAAAATGGCGAACTGGAACATTTGGGACGCACCGACGATCAGGTCAAAGTCCGGGGTTTCCGGGTCGAGCTGAACTCGGTTTCCTGCGCCATAGAAGCCTTGCCAGGATGTCAGCAGGCGGTGGTGATCAAACATACCAGCCGCGATCTGGCGGCGTTCGTTAAACCCGCCAGCGTCAATCCTGTGCTGGTAAAACAGGCCGTCGCAGCGAAGCTCCCCTACTACTGCATCCCCGATAAAGTCCTTACTCTGGATGAGTTTCCCATGACCCCGCGGGGCAAGGTCGATAAGCAGCACCTGGAGGAAATGCTGGCGAATATCCCCGCCTCACAGGAGGTCCCGGTATGA